A genomic region of Micromonospora sp. NBC_01796 contains the following coding sequences:
- a CDS encoding nicotinate phosphoribosyltransferase produces MSSPRSSLLTDHYELTMVSAALKDGTADRQCVFEVFTRRLPTGRRYGVVAGTARLVELIREFRFDSAEVDWLREAGVVDEQTAAWLSRFRFTGDIEGYAEGELFFPGSPILTVSGTFAECVMLETLALSVLNHDCAIAAAAARMVTAARGRTVIEMGSRRAHEEAAVAAARSAYLAGFGFTSNLAAGQRYGIPTAGTAAHAFTLLHDDEAAAFASQVAAQGKGTTLLVDTYDIAQGIRNAIAVAGPDLRAIRIDSGDLSVLAHHSRELLDSLGATETKIIVSGDLDEYAIAALAAEPVDMYGAGTAVVTGSGAPTAGLVYKLVEVDGRPVVKRSENKATVGGRKVAIRRHKPTGTATEEIVVSQGVPDHRPNDRLLQRSFVVAGEPVELPGLVESREHLRQCLISIPWEGLKLSAGDPTIPVTVVPTT; encoded by the coding sequence GTGAGCAGTCCCCGTTCCTCGTTGCTGACCGACCACTACGAGCTGACCATGGTCAGTGCCGCACTCAAGGACGGCACCGCCGACCGGCAGTGCGTGTTCGAGGTGTTCACCCGCCGGCTGCCCACCGGACGGCGTTACGGCGTGGTCGCCGGCACGGCCCGCCTGGTCGAGCTGATCCGCGAATTCCGCTTCGACTCCGCCGAGGTGGACTGGCTGCGCGAAGCCGGGGTGGTCGACGAGCAGACCGCCGCCTGGCTGTCCCGGTTCCGCTTCACCGGCGACATCGAGGGGTACGCCGAGGGCGAGTTGTTCTTCCCCGGTTCGCCGATCCTGACCGTCTCCGGCACCTTCGCCGAGTGCGTGATGCTGGAGACCCTGGCCCTGTCGGTGCTCAACCACGACTGCGCGATCGCCGCCGCCGCGGCCCGGATGGTGACCGCCGCCCGCGGCCGTACGGTGATCGAGATGGGTTCCCGCCGGGCGCACGAGGAGGCCGCGGTCGCCGCCGCCCGGTCGGCGTACCTGGCCGGTTTCGGCTTCACCTCCAACCTGGCCGCCGGGCAGCGTTACGGGATCCCGACGGCGGGCACCGCCGCGCACGCGTTCACGCTGCTGCACGACGACGAGGCAGCGGCGTTCGCCTCGCAGGTGGCGGCGCAGGGCAAGGGGACGACGCTGCTGGTCGACACGTACGACATCGCCCAGGGCATCCGGAACGCGATCGCGGTCGCCGGCCCGGACCTGCGGGCGATCCGGATCGACTCGGGTGACCTTTCGGTGCTGGCGCACCACTCGCGGGAGTTGCTCGACTCGCTCGGCGCCACCGAAACGAAGATCATCGTCTCCGGCGACCTGGACGAGTACGCGATCGCCGCGCTCGCCGCCGAACCGGTCGACATGTACGGCGCCGGTACCGCGGTGGTCACCGGGTCCGGCGCGCCCACCGCCGGGCTGGTCTACAAGCTGGTCGAGGTCGACGGGCGCCCGGTGGTCAAGCGGTCGGAGAACAAGGCGACCGTCGGCGGGCGCAAGGTGGCGATCCGCCGGCACAAGCCGACCGGTACGGCGACCGAGGAGATCGTGGTCTCCCAGGGGGTGCCCGACCACCGGCCCAACGACCGGTTGCTGCAGCGCAGCTTCGTGGTCGCGGGCGAGCCGGTGGAGCTGCCCGGCCTGGTCGAGTCCCGCGAGCACCTGCGGCAGTGCCTCATCTCGATCCCCTGGGAGGGGCTCAAGCTCTCCGCGGGCGACCCGACCATCCCGGTCACCGTGGTGCCCACGACCTGA
- a CDS encoding isochorismatase family protein, producing MSRALIIVDVQKDFCEGGSLPVGGGAGIATRISDLLETEPDRWQHVVATKDYHVDPGAHFAEPADYVDSWPEHCVAGTPGADFHPNLRTDPIEAVFRKGERSAAYSGFEGFSDGGETLADWLRGREVDAVDVVGIATDHCVRATALDAAREGFATTVLLDLTAGVARLTTDQTVTELDEAGIILLGEPVIQGH from the coding sequence ATGAGCAGAGCACTGATCATCGTCGACGTGCAGAAGGACTTCTGCGAGGGCGGCTCGCTCCCGGTCGGCGGCGGCGCCGGGATCGCGACGAGGATCTCCGACCTGCTGGAAACCGAACCTGACCGGTGGCAGCACGTGGTGGCGACCAAGGACTACCACGTCGACCCCGGCGCCCACTTCGCCGAGCCGGCGGACTACGTGGACTCGTGGCCGGAGCACTGCGTGGCCGGGACACCGGGCGCGGACTTCCACCCGAACCTGCGTACGGACCCGATCGAGGCGGTGTTCCGCAAGGGGGAACGGTCGGCGGCATACTCCGGGTTCGAGGGGTTCTCGGACGGGGGCGAGACACTGGCCGACTGGTTGCGCGGGCGTGAGGTCGACGCGGTGGACGTGGTCGGCATCGCCACGGACCACTGCGTACGGGCGACCGCCCTCGACGCCGCCCGGGAGGGCTTCGCCACCACCGTCCTGCTCGACCTGACCGCCGGGGTGGCCCGCCTGACCACCGACCAGACGGTCACCGAGCTGGACGAGGCGGGAATCATCCTCCTGGGTGAACCGGTGATCCAGGGGCACTGA
- a CDS encoding MFS transporter: protein MVREVRTVLDLKPYRKALALPGLRPLLLVSILARVPMAASAVVLTLHVVSLGYGYAAAGAVGGVMTVGSALGAPLLGRLVDRRGLRPVLLLTTIASAVFWLTAPHLSYPVLLGSVLFGGLLTLPVFSVVRQSIAALVPPERRRQAYALDSMSVEVSFMTGPALAVLLATTVSPEVTMFAIGAGMVLSGVILFVLNPPTRTVAEATAPGRPVARREWLTPRLIGLLAISVAGTLVLGGTDVSVVAVLREHGQVGWTGAVLTMWAAYSLVGGFAYGALSRPVSPLLLTVLLGLATIPVGLGGGRWWLLSLALLPAGALCAPTLAATADAVSRLVPASVRGEAMGLHGSAITVGVALGAPLAGAIIDTTSPAWGFAATGLLGTLTALLSLPLHPRRPRPRPTDPALIMKLAHSEREKSALTS, encoded by the coding sequence ATGGTCCGGGAGGTACGGACCGTGTTGGATTTGAAGCCTTACCGGAAAGCGCTCGCGCTGCCCGGGCTCCGCCCGCTGCTACTGGTGTCGATCCTGGCCAGGGTGCCGATGGCGGCCTCTGCCGTGGTGCTGACCCTGCACGTGGTCAGTCTGGGGTACGGCTACGCCGCCGCCGGAGCCGTCGGGGGTGTGATGACGGTCGGCTCGGCCCTCGGCGCGCCCCTGCTGGGCCGGCTGGTCGACCGGCGAGGCCTGCGGCCGGTACTGCTGCTGACCACGATCGCCTCGGCGGTCTTCTGGCTCACCGCACCGCACCTGTCGTATCCGGTCCTGCTCGGCTCGGTGCTGTTCGGCGGTCTGCTGACCCTGCCGGTCTTCTCCGTGGTCCGGCAGTCGATCGCCGCGCTGGTTCCGCCGGAGCGGCGCCGGCAGGCGTACGCGCTGGACTCGATGTCGGTCGAGGTGTCCTTCATGACCGGGCCGGCGCTGGCCGTGCTCCTGGCCACCACCGTGTCGCCCGAGGTCACCATGTTCGCCATCGGTGCCGGCATGGTCCTGTCCGGGGTGATCCTGTTCGTGCTGAACCCGCCGACCAGGACAGTGGCGGAGGCGACCGCTCCGGGGCGGCCGGTGGCGCGCCGGGAGTGGCTCACCCCTCGGCTGATCGGGCTGCTCGCCATCAGCGTGGCCGGCACCCTGGTGCTCGGCGGCACCGACGTCTCGGTGGTGGCGGTGCTGCGCGAGCACGGCCAGGTCGGGTGGACCGGGGCGGTGCTGACGATGTGGGCGGCGTACTCGCTGGTCGGGGGCTTCGCGTACGGTGCGCTGTCCCGCCCCGTCTCCCCGTTGCTGCTGACCGTACTGCTCGGTCTGGCGACCATCCCGGTCGGACTCGGCGGCGGCCGGTGGTGGCTGCTGAGCCTCGCGCTGCTGCCCGCCGGTGCGCTCTGCGCGCCGACCCTGGCGGCCACCGCCGACGCGGTCAGCCGGCTCGTCCCGGCCAGTGTGCGCGGCGAGGCGATGGGCCTGCACGGCTCCGCCATCACCGTCGGCGTGGCCCTGGGCGCCCCCCTGGCCGGCGCCATAATCGACACGACATCCCCCGCCTGGGGCTTCGCCGCCACCGGCCTCCTAGGCACCCTAACCGCCCTCCTCTCCCTCCCCCTCCACCCCCGCCGCCCCCGCCCCCGCCCCACCGACCCGGCGTTGATCATGAAGTTAGCGCACTCTGAGCGCGAAAAATCCGCGCTAACTTCATGA
- the ctaD gene encoding aa3-type cytochrome oxidase subunit I, translated as MTTVAPKPIVTRPWPVRQPVKGSAIARLLRTTDAKQIGIMYMITAFAFFMIGGLMALLMRAELARPGLQFLSAEQYNQLFTMHGTIMLLFFATPIVFAFANYVVPLQIGAPDVSFPRLNSFAYWLYLFGGTMALGGFVSPGGAADFGWFAYAPLSSVENSPGVGANLWIVGLAISGLGTILGGVNMITTILTLRAPGMTMFRMSIFTWAILVTSLLVIMVFPLLAAALFALAADRILGAHVFDAATGGPMLWQHLFWFFGHPEVYIVALPFFGIISEVIPVFSRKPMFGYKGMVGAMIGIAALSMSVWAHHMFATGQVLLPFFSFLSFLIAVPTGMKFFNWIGTMWRGQISFEAPMLWAVGFLVTFLFGGLSGVLLASPPVDFHVSDTYFVVAHFHYVLFGTIVFAVFAGIYFWFPKMFGRMLDERLAKVHFWLTMVGFHTTFLVQHWLGAEGMPRRYADYLPTDGFTTLNTISTIGAFITGISTLPFIYNVWKSYKTGPVVEVDDPWGHGNSLEWATSSPPPLRNFDRMPRIRSERPAFDLKFPELAAGHSLAGPPEGGAKPLTSESDGGASYQEDTASDLDRR; from the coding sequence GTGACCACCGTCGCACCGAAGCCGATCGTGACCCGGCCCTGGCCGGTCCGCCAGCCGGTAAAGGGTTCGGCCATCGCGCGGCTGCTGCGTACGACGGACGCGAAGCAGATCGGGATCATGTACATGATCACGGCTTTCGCGTTCTTCATGATCGGCGGCCTGATGGCGCTGCTGATGCGCGCCGAGCTGGCCCGGCCGGGACTGCAGTTCCTGTCGGCCGAGCAGTACAACCAGCTGTTCACCATGCACGGCACGATCATGCTGCTGTTCTTCGCGACGCCGATCGTGTTCGCGTTCGCGAACTACGTGGTGCCGTTGCAGATCGGCGCGCCGGACGTCTCCTTTCCCCGGCTGAACAGCTTCGCGTACTGGCTCTACCTGTTCGGCGGGACGATGGCCCTCGGCGGCTTCGTCAGCCCCGGTGGCGCCGCCGACTTCGGCTGGTTCGCCTACGCGCCGCTGAGCAGTGTGGAGAACTCGCCGGGTGTCGGCGCCAACCTGTGGATCGTCGGCCTGGCCATCTCCGGTCTGGGCACCATCCTCGGTGGCGTGAACATGATCACTACGATCCTCACGCTGCGTGCGCCCGGCATGACGATGTTCCGGATGTCGATCTTCACCTGGGCCATCCTCGTCACCAGCCTGCTGGTGATCATGGTCTTCCCGCTGCTCGCGGCGGCCCTGTTCGCGCTCGCCGCGGACCGGATACTCGGGGCGCACGTCTTCGACGCGGCCACCGGCGGACCGATGCTCTGGCAGCATCTCTTCTGGTTCTTCGGCCATCCCGAGGTCTACATCGTCGCGCTGCCGTTCTTCGGCATCATCAGCGAGGTCATCCCGGTCTTCTCCCGCAAGCCGATGTTCGGCTACAAGGGCATGGTCGGCGCGATGATCGGTATCGCCGCGCTGTCGATGAGCGTCTGGGCGCACCACATGTTCGCCACCGGTCAGGTGCTCCTGCCGTTCTTCTCGTTCCTGAGCTTCCTGATCGCCGTACCGACCGGCATGAAGTTCTTCAACTGGATCGGCACCATGTGGCGAGGCCAGATCAGCTTCGAGGCGCCCATGCTCTGGGCGGTCGGCTTCCTGGTCACGTTCCTCTTCGGTGGCCTCTCCGGCGTACTGCTGGCCAGCCCGCCGGTCGACTTCCACGTCTCCGACACGTACTTCGTGGTGGCGCACTTCCACTACGTACTCTTCGGCACCATCGTGTTCGCCGTCTTTGCCGGCATCTACTTCTGGTTCCCGAAGATGTTCGGCCGGATGCTGGACGAGCGCCTGGCCAAGGTGCACTTCTGGCTCACCATGGTCGGCTTCCACACCACCTTCCTGGTGCAGCACTGGCTCGGCGCCGAGGGCATGCCCCGGCGGTACGCCGACTACCTGCCCACGGACGGCTTCACCACGTTGAACACGATCTCCACGATCGGCGCGTTCATCACCGGTATCTCCACGCTGCCGTTCATCTACAACGTCTGGAAGTCGTACAAGACCGGTCCGGTGGTCGAGGTCGACGACCCGTGGGGTCACGGCAACTCGCTCGAGTGGGCGACCAGCTCGCCGCCGCCGCTGCGGAACTTCGACCGGATGCCCCGGATCCGCTCCGAGCGCCCGGCCTTCGACCTCAAGTTCCCGGAACTGGCCGCCGGCCACTCCCTGGCCGGTCCGCCCGAGGGCGGCGCCAAGCCCCTGACCAGCGAGTCCGACGGCGGCGCCAGCTACCAGGAAGACACCGCCTCCGACCTGGACCGCCGCTAA
- a CDS encoding FAD-dependent monooxygenase produces MLGSTLRILIVGGGIAGLATARALRLAGFRPEVTEWQSAPMAIAGGIYLQGNAARALRDLGLDSPVRPLGQVIGRQRFLDVRGRRLCEVDLGLLWSGVGECRALPRAELHQVLLTAAGGEVRYATGINTLELARDAVSVTFDDGRQGEYDLVIGADGRHSTVRSLAALGGPARQVGQIVYRSVVTGGPRVTDWTALLGQHSAFVVVPMGAGRLHCYADETCADLPDDPIARLRERFAEYGGPVPAVLDAIRSVRVGTSDEVELGRWSRGRVVLVGDAAHATAPTLAQGAAMALEDALVLARALAAAETVTEALARYESRRRPRTKWVLDRTRDRDRTRDVPPPLRDPLLRGRGARIFAEHYRLLLDPA; encoded by the coding sequence ATGCTCGGTTCCACCCTTCGCATCCTGATCGTCGGTGGGGGCATCGCCGGTCTGGCGACCGCCCGCGCCCTCCGGCTCGCCGGTTTCCGGCCGGAGGTCACCGAGTGGCAGTCCGCGCCGATGGCGATCGCGGGCGGCATCTACCTTCAGGGCAATGCCGCCCGCGCCCTGCGTGACCTGGGCCTGGACAGCCCGGTCCGGCCACTCGGCCAGGTGATCGGCCGGCAGCGCTTCCTCGACGTACGCGGGCGCCGGTTGTGTGAGGTGGACCTCGGTCTGCTCTGGTCCGGCGTGGGGGAGTGCCGCGCGCTGCCCCGGGCCGAGTTGCACCAGGTGCTGCTGACCGCGGCCGGCGGCGAGGTCCGGTACGCCACCGGGATCAACACCCTGGAACTCGCCCGCGACGCCGTCTCGGTCACCTTCGACGACGGTCGCCAGGGCGAGTACGACCTGGTGATCGGCGCCGACGGCCGGCACTCCACGGTGCGTTCGCTCGCTGCCCTCGGCGGTCCGGCCCGGCAGGTCGGTCAGATCGTCTACCGCAGCGTGGTCACCGGTGGACCCAGGGTCACCGACTGGACCGCGCTGCTCGGCCAGCACTCCGCCTTCGTGGTCGTACCGATGGGTGCCGGCCGGCTGCACTGCTACGCCGACGAAACCTGCGCCGACCTCCCGGACGACCCGATCGCCCGACTACGGGAACGCTTCGCCGAGTACGGCGGCCCGGTGCCGGCCGTACTCGACGCGATCCGTTCGGTACGGGTCGGTACGAGCGACGAGGTCGAGTTGGGACGCTGGTCGCGCGGGCGGGTGGTGCTGGTGGGTGACGCCGCACACGCCACCGCCCCGACCCTGGCCCAGGGCGCCGCGATGGCGCTGGAGGACGCCCTGGTGCTGGCCCGTGCGCTCGCCGCGGCGGAGACCGTCACCGAGGCGCTGGCGCGGTACGAGAGTCGTCGGCGCCCCCGTACGAAATGGGTGCTGGACCGGACCCGCGACCGGGACCGGACCAGGGACGTGCCGCCACCGCTGCGCGATCCGTTGTTGCGCGGACGCGGTGCCCGGATCTTCGCCGAGCACTACCGGTTACTACTCGATCCCGCGTAA
- a CDS encoding sugar kinase, whose amino-acid sequence MIELRPADQCRYDLVSLGEIMLRLDPGEGRVRTARGFRAFEGGGEYNVARGLRRCFGKRTAVVTAFADNEVGRLLEDLVLTGGVDTALIKWLPYDGIGRTVRNGLNFTERGFGVRGAVGTSDRGHTAASQLRADDVDWDHLFGTLGVRWLHTGGIYAALSETTPETIEAAMSAARRHGTVISYDLNYRPSLWQAVGGQARAQEVNRRLARYVDVMIGNEEDFTASLGFEVPGTDESLADLDAANFRRMIEAVTKEYDNFRVVATTLRTVRSATVNDWGAVAWSADSGFVEATHRPGLEILDRVGGGDSFASGLVYGLMEHGDLALAVEYGAAHGALAMTTPGDTSMASRKEVEALMRGAGARVQR is encoded by the coding sequence GTGATCGAGCTTCGTCCCGCCGACCAGTGCCGCTACGACCTGGTGTCGCTCGGCGAGATCATGCTGCGACTCGACCCGGGTGAGGGCCGGGTGCGTACCGCCCGTGGGTTCCGGGCCTTCGAGGGCGGCGGGGAGTACAACGTCGCCCGTGGGCTGCGGCGCTGCTTCGGGAAACGTACCGCCGTGGTCACCGCGTTCGCCGACAACGAGGTGGGTCGGCTGCTGGAGGACCTGGTCCTGACCGGTGGCGTGGACACCGCGCTGATCAAGTGGCTGCCGTACGACGGGATCGGGCGCACCGTCCGCAACGGACTCAACTTCACCGAGCGGGGGTTCGGCGTACGGGGCGCGGTCGGCACCTCGGACCGGGGGCACACCGCCGCCAGCCAGCTCCGCGCCGACGACGTCGACTGGGACCACCTCTTCGGCACGCTGGGCGTGCGCTGGCTGCACACCGGGGGCATCTACGCCGCCCTCTCCGAGACCACCCCGGAGACCATCGAGGCGGCGATGTCCGCCGCGCGCCGGCACGGGACGGTCATCTCGTACGACCTCAACTACCGGCCCAGCCTCTGGCAGGCGGTCGGCGGGCAGGCGCGGGCGCAGGAGGTCAACCGCCGGCTGGCCCGCTACGTCGACGTGATGATCGGCAACGAGGAGGACTTCACCGCCTCGCTCGGCTTCGAGGTGCCCGGCACCGACGAGTCCCTCGCCGACCTGGACGCGGCGAACTTCCGCCGCATGATCGAGGCGGTGACCAAGGAGTACGACAACTTCCGGGTCGTCGCCACCACGCTGCGCACCGTACGCAGCGCCACCGTCAACGACTGGGGTGCGGTGGCCTGGTCGGCCGACTCCGGATTCGTCGAGGCGACCCACCGGCCGGGGCTGGAGATCCTGGACCGGGTCGGCGGCGGCGACAGCTTCGCCTCCGGCCTGGTGTACGGGCTGATGGAGCACGGTGACCTCGCCCTCGCGGTCGAGTACGGAGCAGCCCACGGGGCCCTCGCCATGACCACTCCCGGTGACACCTCGATGGCTAGCCGTAAGGAGGTTGAGGCGCTGATGCGGGGTGCCGGAGCCCGCGTACAGCGCTGA
- the eda gene encoding bifunctional 4-hydroxy-2-oxoglutarate aldolase/2-dehydro-3-deoxy-phosphogluconate aldolase, giving the protein MTSVHHPEQSSDSASADGSATTSTAAGTGDGRHSVPSAIAAGRILPVVVLEDAASAVPLAAALTAGGLHTVEVTFRTDAAAEAIALMSERPDLLVGAGTVLTPAQVDRAVQAGARFVVSPGFGSAVVKHCQELGVPVFPGAATATEIQMALDAGLDTVKFFPAEQLGGLNMIKALAAPFRSVRFIPTGGVNTTNLPDYLAHPAVLAVGGTWMVAPALLTAGRWDEVTRLTAAAVSAAHAATGGTTTGSQV; this is encoded by the coding sequence GTGACTAGCGTTCATCATCCTGAACAATCATCGGATTCGGCCTCGGCCGACGGTTCGGCCACCACCTCGACGGCGGCCGGGACCGGCGACGGGCGGCACTCGGTGCCGTCGGCCATCGCGGCGGGGCGGATCCTGCCCGTGGTGGTGCTCGAGGACGCGGCCTCGGCGGTCCCGCTCGCCGCCGCGCTGACCGCCGGCGGCCTGCACACCGTCGAGGTGACCTTCCGGACCGACGCCGCCGCCGAGGCCATCGCGCTCATGTCCGAGCGGCCGGACCTGCTGGTCGGCGCCGGGACCGTACTCACCCCGGCCCAGGTCGACCGGGCGGTGCAGGCGGGCGCCCGGTTCGTGGTCAGCCCCGGGTTCGGGTCGGCCGTGGTGAAGCACTGCCAGGAACTCGGCGTACCGGTGTTTCCGGGTGCCGCCACCGCGACCGAGATCCAGATGGCCCTCGACGCCGGACTGGACACGGTCAAGTTCTTCCCGGCCGAGCAGCTCGGCGGGCTCAACATGATCAAGGCGTTGGCCGCGCCGTTCCGGTCGGTCCGGTTCATCCCGACCGGCGGGGTCAACACCACCAACCTGCCCGACTACCTCGCCCACCCGGCGGTCCTCGCGGTCGGCGGCACCTGGATGGTCGCCCCGGCCCTGCTCACCGCCGGCCGGTGGGACGAGGTCACCCGGCTGACCGCCGCCGCCGTATCCGCCGCCCACGCCGCCACCGGCGGCACCACCACCGGGAGCCAGGTGTGA
- a CDS encoding IclR family transcriptional regulator, whose amino-acid sequence MTSTADATRGETFQPVKSAGRTLDVLEALADGAGPRSLGDLARALAIPKSSLHGILRTMIQRGWVEADATGTRFGLGVRALQVGAAYLETDTVTGLLSGVLDQLAAQFGETVHLGRLDGPHVVYLAKRESVHPLRLYSAIGRHLPAHATALGKVLLAERPDEAVDRLLHWPLTALTGRTITDPGALHDELAAIRSRGYAMDREENTEGIVCFAMAVPLQAPATDAISLSIPATRLDATSEDRIVAALTATLAQIRAARPLLPAL is encoded by the coding sequence ATGACGAGCACCGCCGACGCGACCAGGGGCGAGACCTTCCAACCGGTGAAGTCCGCCGGGCGGACCCTGGACGTGCTGGAGGCGCTGGCCGACGGTGCCGGTCCCCGCTCCCTGGGCGACCTCGCCCGCGCGCTGGCCATCCCGAAGAGCAGCCTGCACGGCATCCTGCGCACGATGATCCAGCGCGGCTGGGTCGAGGCGGACGCCACCGGCACCCGGTTCGGGCTGGGCGTACGCGCCCTCCAGGTGGGCGCGGCGTACCTGGAGACGGACACGGTGACCGGGCTGCTCAGCGGGGTGCTCGACCAGCTCGCCGCGCAGTTCGGCGAGACGGTCCACCTCGGCCGGCTCGACGGTCCGCACGTGGTCTACCTGGCCAAGCGGGAGTCGGTGCACCCGCTGCGGCTCTACAGCGCGATCGGCCGGCACCTGCCGGCGCACGCCACCGCACTGGGCAAGGTGCTGCTCGCCGAGCGCCCGGACGAGGCGGTCGACCGGCTCCTGCACTGGCCGCTCACCGCGCTCACCGGGCGGACCATCACCGACCCCGGTGCGCTGCACGACGAGCTGGCCGCCATCCGGTCGCGGGGTTACGCGATGGACCGCGAGGAGAACACCGAGGGCATCGTCTGCTTCGCGATGGCCGTACCGCTCCAGGCTCCGGCCACCGACGCGATCAGCCTCTCCATCCCGGCCACCCGCCTCGACGCCACCAGCGAGGACCGGATCGTCGCCGCCCTCACCGCCACCCTGGCCCAGATCCGGGCCGCCCGCCCCCTCCTGCCCGCCCTCTGA
- a CDS encoding GH12 family glycosyl hydrolase domain-containing protein — protein MRTVRAIAAAGLLVAGSLVAIVAAGPAQADTQICEQYGSTTIQGRYVVQNNRWGTTAQQCINVTSTGFSVLSQQGSAPTNGAPVSYPSVFLGCHYGNCSPGTNLPLQVSRISSATSSINYTYVGGATYNASYDIWLDPTPKTTGVNQMEIMIWFNRQGSIQPIGSRTGSATVGGRTWEVWTGNNGGNNVISYLAPSPITSWNFSVLDFINDVRNRGAITNSWYLTSIQAGFEPWQGGAGLGVTSFAAAVNSGTPPTTPPTNPPTTPPTGGPPTTPPPNPGTGSCRVAYTSNSWQGGFTAEVGITNTGSTPVNGWTLAYNLPSGQQVTSAWNATVTQSGSAVTARNIGWNGTIAPGATVAFGHQGTHGGGYTPPTAFTLNGTACTRG, from the coding sequence ATGAGAACCGTCCGCGCCATCGCGGCGGCCGGCCTGCTCGTAGCGGGTTCGCTCGTCGCCATCGTGGCCGCCGGCCCGGCCCAGGCCGACACCCAGATCTGCGAGCAGTACGGCTCCACCACGATCCAGGGCCGCTACGTGGTCCAGAACAACCGCTGGGGCACCACCGCCCAGCAGTGCATCAACGTCACCTCGACCGGCTTCTCGGTGCTGAGCCAGCAGGGCTCCGCGCCGACCAACGGCGCCCCGGTGTCGTACCCGTCGGTGTTCCTCGGGTGCCACTACGGCAACTGCTCACCGGGCACCAACCTGCCGCTCCAGGTCAGCCGGATCAGCAGCGCCACCAGCAGCATCAACTACACGTACGTCGGCGGCGCGACCTACAACGCGTCGTACGACATCTGGCTCGACCCGACGCCGAAGACCACCGGGGTGAACCAGATGGAGATCATGATCTGGTTCAACCGGCAGGGCTCGATCCAGCCGATCGGTTCGCGTACCGGCAGTGCGACCGTCGGCGGGCGCACCTGGGAGGTGTGGACCGGCAACAACGGCGGCAACAACGTCATCTCCTACCTCGCCCCGTCACCGATCACCAGTTGGAACTTCAGCGTGCTCGACTTCATCAACGACGTACGCAACCGGGGCGCGATCACCAACTCCTGGTACCTGACCAGCATCCAGGCCGGGTTCGAGCCGTGGCAGGGCGGTGCCGGCCTCGGTGTCACCTCGTTCGCCGCCGCGGTCAACAGCGGCACCCCGCCGACCACACCACCCACCAACCCGCCGACCACGCCGCCCACCGGCGGGCCGCCCACCACCCCGCCGCCGAACCCGGGGACCGGTAGCTGCCGCGTCGCCTACACCTCGAACTCCTGGCAGGGCGGTTTCACCGCCGAGGTCGGCATCACCAACACCGGGTCCACCCCGGTCAACGGCTGGACCCTGGCCTACAACCTGCCGTCCGGGCAGCAGGTGACCAGCGCGTGGAACGCCACCGTGACCCAGAGCGGATCGGCCGTGACCGCCCGGAACATCGGTTGGAACGGCACCATCGCCCCCGGCGCCACGGTCGCCTTCGGGCACCAGGGCACGCACGGGGGCGGCTACACCCCGCCGACCGCGTTCACCCTGAACGGCACCGCCTGCACCAGGGGCTGA
- a CDS encoding TOBE domain-containing protein, with protein sequence MATYRIGEAADLLGVSVDTVRRWVDAGRLAATRDEHGHRSIAGTDLAGFARSLAETPDGGTGRSSARNRLRGIVTAVSRDSVMAQVDIQAGPFRVVSLMSREAVDELGLDVGSTAVAVIKSTTVVVERA encoded by the coding sequence GTGGCGACGTATCGGATTGGCGAGGCGGCCGACCTGCTCGGGGTCAGCGTGGACACGGTACGGCGCTGGGTGGACGCCGGTCGGCTCGCAGCGACCAGGGACGAGCACGGCCACCGGAGCATCGCCGGTACGGATCTCGCCGGCTTCGCCCGGTCGCTGGCCGAGACACCCGACGGTGGCACCGGCCGGTCCTCGGCGCGCAACCGGTTGCGCGGGATCGTGACCGCGGTCAGCCGGGACTCGGTGATGGCGCAGGTCGACATCCAGGCCGGACCGTTCCGGGTGGTGTCGCTGATGAGTCGTGAGGCGGTCGACGAACTCGGCCTGGACGTGGGTTCCACCGCCGTCGCCGTGATCAAGTCCACCACCGTGGTGGTGGAACGGGCCTGA